The Desulfatiglans sp. sequence AGGCTGGTATTGATGCCACTATCGTCTGCCACACAGGAGATGGCTGTGCCCAGGACATAGGCATACAGACAATAAGCGGCGCGGCAGAACGCAATGAAAATGTTATCTATATCTGCTACGATAATGAAGGGTACATGAACACTGGTGTGCAAAGGAGCAGCGCTACCCCTTATGGGGCTGCAACAAGCACTACCCCGGTCGGATCAAAAAGCATAGGAAAGACAACCAACTCTAAAAATATGCCCATGATTATGGCCATGCATGACATCCCCTATGTTGCCACTGCAACCCTGAGCCACCTTGAGGATTATGCTAAAAAACTCACAAAAGCAAAGGAGATGGTTAAACAGGGGTTTGTGTACCTGCATGTGTTCTGCCCCTGCACAGTGGGCTGGAAGGTAAGGCCTGATTCATCCATTGCAGTATGCCGTGCAGCAGTCCAGTCTAACTATTTCCCTCTGTGGGAGGTGGAAAATGGTGAGTATAGAATAACCCAGCCGGTAGCTAAACCAAAGCCCATTAACGAGATGCTGAAACTGATAGGCAAGTTCAATCACCTTAAGGATGAAGAGATAAGCGTCCTGCAGCAGCAGTCTGATAAGAGGTTCAGCATCCTAAAGGCGCTCTGCGGCATCAGTGCGTAAGATGGTGAATGAATGGCTGTACAGATGTTCATGTAGCTTTAAATAAAAGGGCCATTGCATTCGCAATGGCCCCTCCCCTGCTTAAGGCTCTAAGGATATTAAACTATCTCTTGATTCTTTCAACACCAGGCCTTGCCTTATTTTCTTTCACCTCTACTTTTTCATCTTGCCTGGATAAAACCCGTTTTGGTTTGAATTCATTCCTGTACCTTTCATCTACCTGTGATGAAGGCCTCCTTGCATTTTCCGGCTTATCATGGAGCTCGTCAGGTTGTATATCCTCTGTTACATTTTTCCGAACAGGCGGAGTAATTGAAGGCGCCTGTGTTTCTTTTTGTTGTACAGGTCGTGGGTATTGACTCCTCTTCTGTTTCAATTGATTTTGATCAGGGGTATTTCTAACCTCCGGCCTGGGTGTTGCAGACCTTACATTTGTCTGAACATCCGGTCTTGCCAGCTCTGCTGGTCGCTGTGTCTCCCTGCTGTTTTTCTTAATATCTTCTGTCTGTCTCAAAATCGCTCTGCGCTCTTCCGGCCTCTCATTCCGGTATTTGAAGGGGGTAGCCTTGGTCTCAATTATCCTCTTCATAGGGGCAGCTATCTCATAACTTTTTCTTTTCGGTTCAGGAATAGTTTTTATACGACGCTCCATCTCATGATATGTCCTAGGAGGCCTCAAATCCTTATTGGTGCGGCGCTGTTCATATTCGCGCCTTTCATGCTGCCGCCAATCAGCCCTATGCCTCTTATTATGCCACCGGTCATGCAGATAGATCGGGTCATACCATGTACGCCTGCTTACGCATTCAAACCACGGAAAAATGCCAACCCCGATATAGAAGCTGTCATAATAGTCCCCAAAATAGTAGTGCCTGTATCTGGGTCTGGTAAAAAGGGAAAAATTGAGGTTTCCAAGGTCAACAACAATGCTTAATGAATATGATATCCTATGCCCCCTGTATGTATCACCGCGAAAATATACAGGCGCAAACAATACCCCCCGCCCGCGAAACGGATAATCCCAGTGCCCGTTTACAAAAACATAACCACGCGGGGTCCATACATAATGTGAAGGCACCCATACCCAGTCCGGACGGGCCTGAAGCCAGTAACCCGACCTTAAGGTATAACGGCCACGAGACCAGTAATAGCAGGCAGGAACCCAGATCATGTCAGGTCTATCTGCTCCTGCTGGCTCAATATAGGTAACCGCAGGGGGAGGAGGCAGATATTCTATCTCCCTGTTACCTGCAGACGCCCAGAATCCGGCTACCCATCTGTAACCGCCCTGTACCCTTGCCCAGTAACCCGGAACCCAGTATTTACCAGGGGGAACGGCCCTCCAGCACCCGCTTACCCAGATGTGTTTCTCCCTGTCAGAATCCCAGGCCCAGTAACCTGGTATCCAGGTGAACTGATCACCCACTGGCCTTTCAGCCGGGGGTGCCTCATATATATCCGCAGGCGGCGCTTTGAGTACTGTAAAATCAGCGTTATCTTCAATTGTTACTGGCTGTGCAAATGCTTCATTTATTGGCCCGCGTGTCTGGACCTCAGGGGTTTCCTCCGGTGGAACAGCAGGGGGTTGACTGGTCTGACCATACATGGTTCCGGTCGTAATCAGTAATGATAAAATTATCGTAATTAATGTCTTCAAGATATTTCTCCTTTCCTGAAGTGGTTTTAAATCTTTAAACATATAAACACGCTGCAATATAATATCTGATAATCATGCTCCATTAGACACCTAAAAATGAATTTTGATCAATATTTATATTTCGTTCATTTAACCATCTGGATTTATTTAATTATTGATACATTCATATTCCAGTAAAATAGAGCGCAGAAGGGTTATCAGGTTTTGAGTCTTTTAACAAGTAAAAGCCAAAGAAATAAAATGACAAGAAAAACAGCCTGTTTATACATGATAATAGATATTTGAAGAGCTATTATCTACCAGCTTTACCGCGAAATACCAATTAGTTTTAATAATCGTAAATAAGGTTCAGGTTCATCTTTCTGTACAACAGCCTTAAAGTAAAGATAGCCGGATCAAGTGAATAAATCGTTATTTAACCTGTAAACGCTGATGTGAACTGAACATGAAAATTAAATTAAATTTAATTTAATTTATGCAATCTGTCTTCTACTTTTTACTCTGATATCTTTAAATCAAGTGTCACCCCGAGGTAAACACATGTCAGAGACCAATCTGTTTCAAATCTAAAAATTAGCACTTGACAATGATATCAATATTGATACCATCTGAGCATGGACAGAATTGATGAAATTATAGCCAGAATGACGCAAAATCCGAAGGGAATACACTTTTCTGATTTATGCAAGATTTGCGATCATTTCTTTGGTAAATCACGTCAAAGCACCGGCAGCCACCGAGTTTACAAAACACCCTGGCAGGGAGACCCGCGAATAAATATTCAAAATGATAAGGGAAACGCTAAGTCTTATCAAGTGAAGCAGGTGCTGTTGGCTCTTGAAAATTTGGAGGTAAATAATGGCATTAAAAAATGATCGATATACATACCGGATAACATGGTCAGAAGACGATATCGAATATGTTGGCTTATGCGCTGAATTTCCAAGCCTGAGCTGGCTCTCTTCTACACCGGAGGGTGCATTAAAAGGGATACGAAAATTAGTTTCAGAAGTTGTTGCTGATATGGAAGCAAGTGATGAGGTTATACCGGAACCCATTGCCTGCAGACAGTATAGCGGTAAATTTATGGTAAGGATTCCACCCGAGGTTCATCGCACTCTTGCTATCCGGGCGGCTGAATCCGGCATCAGCATTAATCGTGTCGTCAGTTCGAAATTAAGCCAATAAACCCCTCACAATGGGGTATGTTTGTCAGGAATATAAACAGATATTAAAAAGAGGAGAGACAATAATGAATAATTTCACAAACCGATTAAAAACCTTGCTTGCCCTGATTTGCCTTACATTATTTTGCAGCTCTATTGTTCAGGCAGAAGAAATGACTCTCGAAACCCTGATCGATCGCCAGAAGGTGCAGGATTTGATTACCCGCTATTACTTCAACTTTGGTGGAACTCCTGAAAGTTTTGCAAACTTTTATGTGGAGAATGGAGAGCTGATTCTGATCGGTCAGAGTTATAAGGGTAGAGAGGCCATTGCTAAGGCTTATGCATTTCCTGATGGTGAAGCACCCAAGAATTTTTCATTCAATAGTCTTATCAGTAATTTACTCATTACTGTGAAAGGCGATACCGCCAGGGCAAAACTGGTGTGGACTGAGAATGTGATGCAAAAAGAAAGAGGTGAGATACAGTTGCCCGCTCAGGGTCGGGAGTACTCCACTTTCGTTAAAATAAAAGGTAAGTGGATGTATCTTACTCGCGAAATCAAAGGAGGAACCGAACCGCCAGAGGGTTGGGAGAAGTAGTTAATAAAGTTAAAAATCGACCTTTAACAGGTAAGGAGAATTAAAATGCTGTATGATGATTTAAAACAAGACTTGAAAGAGTCTATGAAATCAAAAAATATGGAAAGATTAAATGCCATACGGGTTATTATGGGTGAATTTCCCAGACTTAATAAATTAGCCGGTGAACTTCCTACAGATGATGAAGTATTGAAGATATTAAAAGGTCTTAAGAAGAATGAAGAATTGGTACTGGAAAAATTAAAGAAAACCGAGTCAGTATATCTTAATGTTATAGAAGGTTATCTGCCCAAAATGATGTCAAAAGAAGAAATTAAGGCCTTCATTCTTTCATCAGGTATTAATACAAAAGGTGGCGAAAATATAGGGCAGTTAACAGGCAAGCTGATGAAAGACTTAAAAGGAAAAGCTGAAGGGAGCCTGGTAAAAGAGGTATTAACTGAAATGATGAAAGAGAGTTAATAAGGTGAGTGTGAGGCTCACGATTCATAGTCTTATTGTAGTGTGAGTATTGGTACAACAACAAAAAATCCGATGGATTGTTTTTGAACTAGATGCTATACTTTATATGTAACTATCCTGGAGATAAAAAATGCCTGTTATCGCTCGCTTTTACGGCATTCTGATCAAGATGTATTTTAGCCAAAGTGAACATGGTATTCCACATTTTCATGCTGTTTATGGTGAGTTTAATGGTGTCTTCAATATCGAGACATTAGAAATGATAGAAGGTGACCTGCCGTTACGAGCGCAAAGTCTGGTAAAAGATTGGGCATTGCAATACAGACAGGAGTTGTTGCGTATGTGGCAAACTAACGAATACAAACATCTACCAGGTTTGGAGTAAGAGTATGAAAACTCCTAAAATAAAAACTGTTAATCCAATGAAAAATAAGCAGCTACTGGTGAAATTTGAAAATGGGGTAACTCGAGTCTATGACTGCAAACCTTTATTGGTCAAGGAAATGTTCCGGTTACTTGAGAACGAAGCATTCTTCAAGTCAGTAAAAGTTGATTCAGGTGGGTATGGTATTTCATGGAATGACGATATTGACTTGAGCGAATACGAGATCTGGGTAAACGGAAAGGAGTATCCATTGGCCGCATAAGGGTTATAAAATTTATACAACTAAGGTTAGGGTAAAGGTTAATGGACAAATACGAAATAATTATTTACTGGAGCATTGAAGATAACGCATTTATTTCAGAAGTTCCGGAGTTGCCCGGCTGCATGGCGCATGGAGCAAACCATGAAGTGGCTTTATCTAATATCAAATCTGCTATGGAACTCTGGATTAATACAGCAAAAGAATTCAATGATCCTATTCCTGTTCCAAAAGGTCATCGCCTTGCCTTTGCATAACTTAATGGGAAATACTCATATAATGCAGTTTCACCCATTTTTCCACTGTCTTGTATGGATATGCCTCAAGCCTGCCAAACCCTGGCAGGTTTTTGGCTTTATAATGAACCAATCTAGGGGATGAAATGCCGCATAAAAATCGTGTTATCAGGGTTATCGTATCAAATGAATTGGTTTTCTCCACAACATCTGTAAGGGGTTTTATAAGGGCATGGAAATCCTGATTATCCAGTGATGGCAGCCCTGATGACTCCATTCTGATGGGTTTTTTATCAAGGCAGACCGAACACCTCCCGCAGCCATTATCCAGCCTTTCGCCAAAATAGGCTGAAAGGGTTTTAGCCAGACACTGGTCAGATTCAAAAAGATCAATCATGGTGTGGAGGCGAGCCACATCCTTTTGTTCCTTTTCTATAAACAGGGCTGTAATCTCCCTTGCAGTTCCATCTATATCAAATTTGGGGTTGATGATCTCAAAAACCTCCACAGCGGATGATGGCCTGAGGAGAATCCACCCTTTTTCATGGAAATACTCCAGGGCTGTTAAAACCCGCTCTCTGTTAAAGCCTGATTCGGCAACAATAGTATCTATGTCCACCTTTGCCCATGTCTTGGCAAGCCTGGAATTATCCAATATGGTTTTTACAAACTGTTGTCTTTCACCATTGAAATTAGCATGGATCTGTTCTCCGGGCATCAGATACTGGAATGAATAGTTTTCAAAATAGATATATTTGGGGGAAATAATATTTGCTATCTCAAGATAAACCAGCAGGGTTTTTAATGGCAGCAGCTTGATATCAACCCTCATGCTCAGGGAGTGTTCGCGAACCTCAAACAGGCTTTGCTTAGATTGAGATATTTCCTCAAGCACCTTGCGGATATTCTCAAAACCCGGCGTGTCACCATAGGCAAAATTCTCAAGCACCGGTATGTGGTTTTTATTTCCAAGCAGGCAGCAGAGAGAAGGCATTCCATCCCTGCCTGCCCTGCCTATCTCCTGGCTGTAGCTCTCTATGGATTTTGGCAGGTCATAATGGATCACCTTTCTGATATTCTCCTTATCTATTCCCATTCCAAATGCGATTGTTGCCACGACAATGCCTGTTTCTCCTGTCATAAACCGGGTTTGAACAGCATCCCGCTCCGGATTTTCCATACCGGCATGATATGCCTCTGCCATAAGGCCATGCGCCTTAAGCATCAGGGCTATACGCTCGGCTGTTTTCTGAAGGGTAACATAGACAATTGCAGGGCCATCAGGCCTTTCTGCAAGTATATCGCAAAGCAGGGCCTCCTTTTTTTCTTCTGCCACAGGACGTATTCGTATAAATAAATTTTTCCTGTAAAAACCTGTCTGCACCACATTTTCACGATTGATTGCAAACTTTTCACACATATCGATAACAACCTTTGGCGTTGCCGTGGCTGTGAGCAGCAAAACCTTTTTGATACCATATTCTTTCTGATATATGGGTATCTTCAGATAATCCGGTCTGAAATTGTGGCCCCATTCAGATATACAGTGGGCCTCATCAACAACAAGCAGGGATATGTTCATCTGTTTGAGCTGCGTTCTGAACCTTTCATTCTTGAATCGCTCAACAGCAACCATCAGTATCTTGAGTTGACCTGACCGGGCTGCTGCAAACGTATTACGATAATCCGCATCGCTCATGCCTGAATCAAGTTTTGCAGCGGCAATACCCTTTGACTTTAAAAAATCTATCTGGTCTTTCATCAGGGAGAGAAGCGGTGAGACTACCAGGGTCATGCCCTGTTCAATAAGAGCGGGTAACTGATAACATAGAGATTTCCCTGCGCCTGTCGGGAAGATGGATGCAGCCGACTTACCTGCTATGATGGCCTCTATAACCTCTCGCTGACCGGGTTTAAATCTATCAAAACCAAACACCTTTTTTAATGTATCATCAATTACAGACGTTTTTTCTATCTCACCCATAATGGCTTGCCTCTGTTCATTGATAGTCTTTATATGATTAAATAATATGGACAATTGTTGCTTCAGATAATATAGCCTAATATAAAATATATAAAAAAGGAATTTTTTAAAATGGCCGCCAGTAACTCAATTAGCCAGGAACCCGCATATAAAGATCAGTTTATGATCCTCCTGAAAGACTCCCTTGAACAGAACCGGTTTGTTAAACTGATTCTAGGAAAATACCGGGGAGAGGATTCAGAGCTAAAGAGAATTCTTATACGAAATATTGTTATTAAAGGTGAGCAGCGCCTTTCCCTGGTATATTGCTACAAGACCCGGGATGTTACGAAGAATGAGAGATTAGCCTCAGGCCTGGAAACGGTTTACAGGCTTCTTGGAGACCCCTTCATGAGCGCCCACCTCTTTTCATTAACCGGGGATATCCAGATAGAGTTCAGCCGGAAAGGCAAATGCCGATTAATCAGCAGCAAGGCAACCCATAATGCTGTTCCCTCTGAAAGGCATGACAGGGATAAAAAGCGTTTAATTGACCCTGATAACCCTTTCCTTACAGCACTGGGAATAACAGATGAGGAGCATCGTATCATCCCCTCAATGGCGCGAAAATGGAAACAGATCAATAAGTTTTTAGAGATCTTCCAGCACGCATTTGAGTCATCCAGGATTTCTAAAACAAATGGCGTTCATGTGGTGGACTTCGGGTGTGGAAAGGGATATTTGACATTTGCGATGCACGATCTGCTCCGGAACTCGCTTGATGGTAATGTGCAGGTAACAGGGGTCGAACTGCGGGAAGATCTCGTGCGGTTTTGTAATGAGGCTGCGAAGAGGCTTGCTATAGATAGTTTATCTTTTTATCAGGGTGATGTAAGCAGCTATTCACCGGAGATCATCCACATCATGATTGCGCTGCACGCATGTGACACAGCAACAGATCAGGCGATTTACCTGGGTATCCGCTCTAATGCTGAAATAATCATGTGTGCCCCATGTTGCCACAAGCAGATCAGGGAACAGATTCGCATTCCTGAGGTTATTGAACCCATGCTCAAATTTGGCGTTCATCTTGGGCAGGAGGCGGAAATGGTAACCGATAGTCTGCGCGCCCTCCTCCTTGAGGCAAACGGCTATACTACCCAACTCCTTGAGTTTGTCTCCCTGGAACATACAAGCAAGAACAAGATGCTCCTTGCAATAAAACGCGATACAAATACCGATCGGGCGTATCTGCTTACAAAGATCGAAAAGCTAAAGGATTTTTACGGCATAAGGGAACACTGTCTCGAAACACTGCTGAATACAAAATGATTTTTATTGGAATATCTTGTAAATATTATTCTTTTTATTATTATCTTGCTCTAAATTCGGAATTTCTATAGAGAAATAGGTAACAAAAAATAAAAACAGGAGAATATCAGCATGGAAATCATTGTAAACAAACATGGCAAAGGCAAACTCGCTACAA is a genomic window containing:
- a CDS encoding pyruvate synthase subunit PorB — its product is MAVKLNKLPKVTEYYCDEDQFSPGNACCPGCIMELNLRLVSKIMGKDAILLGTPGCSAPTIHGQNDRAWHKHSYYACVMTGVASSATGIARYYKKAGIDATIVCHTGDGCAQDIGIQTISGAAERNENVIYICYDNEGYMNTGVQRSSATPYGAATSTTPVGSKSIGKTTNSKNMPMIMAMHDIPYVATATLSHLEDYAKKLTKAKEMVKQGFVYLHVFCPCTVGWKVRPDSSIAVCRAAVQSNYFPLWEVENGEYRITQPVAKPKPINEMLKLIGKFNHLKDEEISVLQQQSDKRFSILKALCGISA
- a CDS encoding BcpO-related WXXGXW repeat protein, which translates into the protein MKTLITIILSLLITTGTMYGQTSQPPAVPPEETPEVQTRGPINEAFAQPVTIEDNADFTVLKAPPADIYEAPPAERPVGDQFTWIPGYWAWDSDREKHIWVSGCWRAVPPGKYWVPGYWARVQGGYRWVAGFWASAGNREIEYLPPPPAVTYIEPAGADRPDMIWVPACYYWSRGRYTLRSGYWLQARPDWVWVPSHYVWTPRGYVFVNGHWDYPFRGRGVLFAPVYFRGDTYRGHRISYSLSIVVDLGNLNFSLFTRPRYRHYYFGDYYDSFYIGVGIFPWFECVSRRTWYDPIYLHDRWHNKRHRADWRQHERREYEQRRTNKDLRPPRTYHEMERRIKTIPEPKRKSYEIAAPMKRIIETKATPFKYRNERPEERRAILRQTEDIKKNSRETQRPAELARPDVQTNVRSATPRPEVRNTPDQNQLKQKRSQYPRPVQQKETQAPSITPPVRKNVTEDIQPDELHDKPENARRPSSQVDERYRNEFKPKRVLSRQDEKVEVKENKARPGVERIKR
- a CDS encoding toxin HicA, with product MDRIDEIIARMTQNPKGIHFSDLCKICDHFFGKSRQSTGSHRVYKTPWQGDPRINIQNDKGNAKSYQVKQVLLALENLEVNNGIKK
- a CDS encoding type II toxin-antitoxin system HicB family antitoxin; this translates as MALKNDRYTYRITWSEDDIEYVGLCAEFPSLSWLSSTPEGALKGIRKLVSEVVADMEASDEVIPEPIACRQYSGKFMVRIPPEVHRTLAIRAAESGISINRVVSSKLSQ
- a CDS encoding SnoaL-like domain-containing protein; the protein is MNNFTNRLKTLLALICLTLFCSSIVQAEEMTLETLIDRQKVQDLITRYYFNFGGTPESFANFYVENGELILIGQSYKGREAIAKAYAFPDGEAPKNFSFNSLISNLLITVKGDTARAKLVWTENVMQKERGEIQLPAQGREYSTFVKIKGKWMYLTREIKGGTEPPEGWEK
- a CDS encoding GatB/YqeY domain-containing protein, whose amino-acid sequence is MLYDDLKQDLKESMKSKNMERLNAIRVIMGEFPRLNKLAGELPTDDEVLKILKGLKKNEELVLEKLKKTESVYLNVIEGYLPKMMSKEEIKAFILSSGINTKGGENIGQLTGKLMKDLKGKAEGSLVKEVLTEMMKES
- a CDS encoding DUF4160 domain-containing protein encodes the protein MPVIARFYGILIKMYFSQSEHGIPHFHAVYGEFNGVFNIETLEMIEGDLPLRAQSLVKDWALQYRQELLRMWQTNEYKHLPGLE
- a CDS encoding DUF2442 domain-containing protein, producing the protein MKTPKIKTVNPMKNKQLLVKFENGVTRVYDCKPLLVKEMFRLLENEAFFKSVKVDSGGYGISWNDDIDLSEYEIWVNGKEYPLAA
- a CDS encoding type II toxin-antitoxin system HicB family antitoxin, producing the protein MDKYEIIIYWSIEDNAFISEVPELPGCMAHGANHEVALSNIKSAMELWINTAKEFNDPIPVPKGHRLAFA
- a CDS encoding RecQ family ATP-dependent DNA helicase codes for the protein MGEIEKTSVIDDTLKKVFGFDRFKPGQREVIEAIIAGKSAASIFPTGAGKSLCYQLPALIEQGMTLVVSPLLSLMKDQIDFLKSKGIAAAKLDSGMSDADYRNTFAAARSGQLKILMVAVERFKNERFRTQLKQMNISLLVVDEAHCISEWGHNFRPDYLKIPIYQKEYGIKKVLLLTATATPKVVIDMCEKFAINRENVVQTGFYRKNLFIRIRPVAEEKKEALLCDILAERPDGPAIVYVTLQKTAERIALMLKAHGLMAEAYHAGMENPERDAVQTRFMTGETGIVVATIAFGMGIDKENIRKVIHYDLPKSIESYSQEIGRAGRDGMPSLCCLLGNKNHIPVLENFAYGDTPGFENIRKVLEEISQSKQSLFEVREHSLSMRVDIKLLPLKTLLVYLEIANIISPKYIYFENYSFQYLMPGEQIHANFNGERQQFVKTILDNSRLAKTWAKVDIDTIVAESGFNRERVLTALEYFHEKGWILLRPSSAVEVFEIINPKFDIDGTAREITALFIEKEQKDVARLHTMIDLFESDQCLAKTLSAYFGERLDNGCGRCSVCLDKKPIRMESSGLPSLDNQDFHALIKPLTDVVEKTNSFDTITLITRFLCGISSPRLVHYKAKNLPGFGRLEAYPYKTVEKWVKLHYMSISH
- a CDS encoding SAM-dependent methyltransferase, whose product is MAASNSISQEPAYKDQFMILLKDSLEQNRFVKLILGKYRGEDSELKRILIRNIVIKGEQRLSLVYCYKTRDVTKNERLASGLETVYRLLGDPFMSAHLFSLTGDIQIEFSRKGKCRLISSKATHNAVPSERHDRDKKRLIDPDNPFLTALGITDEEHRIIPSMARKWKQINKFLEIFQHAFESSRISKTNGVHVVDFGCGKGYLTFAMHDLLRNSLDGNVQVTGVELREDLVRFCNEAAKRLAIDSLSFYQGDVSSYSPEIIHIMIALHACDTATDQAIYLGIRSNAEIIMCAPCCHKQIREQIRIPEVIEPMLKFGVHLGQEAEMVTDSLRALLLEANGYTTQLLEFVSLEHTSKNKMLLAIKRDTNTDRAYLLTKIEKLKDFYGIREHCLETLLNTK